The stretch of DNA GAGCCAGCTGATCGGAACGAGACGCTTCCTGGACAACAGCGGTCATCTTATCGTACAGAGTCTGCACAGACTTAAATGGACGATCCCGCACCGCCTGTTCTGCTACCCAAAGTGAATGTTCAAATACGCTGCCGAAGTGCTGGACAAACATCACTTTTTTCATTTCGTTTACTGCTTTCATAGTCAGCACTTCACTCACGCCCTTTTCTAACTTAATTGTGTAATGAATAATAACATATGATTAGTTTACAAGGAAAATTATGTATTGTCACTGGTTTAAATGACCAAAACATTAGATTTTTTTCTTCTTTTTCACAATTTATTAATAATTTGTGTTATATAATATTACATAATTTAAATTTTTAGGGAGTGTTTCAGTTGAAATTACAAACCTTGCTTGCCCACGCTCCTTTTCAAGATATTTTATTAGCCGCGGGCGCCAGAGGGATGGCAAATGATATTACGAATGTGACGATGATGGATGCTCCGGATATTCTCCCTTATCTAAAGTCGAACGACCTGCTCGTGACGACCGGTTATCACGTTAAAGATAAGCCAGGCGAGCTGATCAGCTTGATTGAGCAAATGGCCCAGAAAAACTGCGCTGCCCTTTTTATTAAAACAAAGCGTTTTTTCGGCCAGCTTCCAAAAGAAGCAATCCAGCTCGCAGATCAGCTTGGGTTTCCGATTGTTGAAATTCCTGAAAGCTGGTCACTCGGTGAAACCGTCAATCAAATACTTAATATTATTTTAGATAAGAGAACGAGCGAGCTTCGGGGCGCAATCGAAACGCACAAGCTGTTTTCAAGCCATATCATAAGCGGAAAAGGATTAAATGCGCTGCTTGCAAACTTAACAGAGCTTACCGGCCACCAGGCTTTTTTATCGACAGCGTACTTTTCTGCCATTGCCGGCGATCATTCGCTGGCTGAAGCTTTTTTGCCGTTTAAGAAATGGGCGTCTAAGCACGGCTCTTTTCTTCCGGCCAGCTCTGCTTTTACCATGTTCAGCACGCTGGACCAGAAAGAGAGCTACACACTGTTTCCCGTTTACACACACGAGAAAAAAGCTGCCCTGCTTTTGCTCAAAGGCTTTGTTTATCCAACAGAGCAGGTGAAACTTCTTACGATCGAACAAGCACTCAATGTGATCTCATTTGAGCTGTTGAAAGAAGAAGCCGTAAAACAGTCTACCCGCCGTATTCGTAATGAGTTTTTCTCCAATTTTTTAGATGACGCTTTTTCAAGCGAAGAGGAAACGATCAGCCGTGCAAAAGAATTCGACCTGCCTTTAAAAC from Domibacillus sp. DTU_2020_1001157_1_SI_ALB_TIR_016 encodes:
- a CDS encoding PucR family transcriptional regulator, translated to MKLQTLLAHAPFQDILLAAGARGMANDITNVTMMDAPDILPYLKSNDLLVTTGYHVKDKPGELISLIEQMAQKNCAALFIKTKRFFGQLPKEAIQLADQLGFPIVEIPESWSLGETVNQILNIILDKRTSELRGAIETHKLFSSHIISGKGLNALLANLTELTGHQAFLSTAYFSAIAGDHSLAEAFLPFKKWASKHGSFLPASSAFTMFSTLDQKESYTLFPVYTHEKKAALLLLKGFVYPTEQVKLLTIEQALNVISFELLKEEAVKQSTRRIRNEFFSNFLDDAFSSEEETISRAKEFDLPLKQKYVCAVGRIDAPEEEWSYYTNQKELDEVYYFFEKELHTMDIPCDLFTKGDTVIILSKVPDHMKDTHLFTASFLEKLQSRLSREHNMTISFGVSHLCSSLLFVQQGYKEARDALKTNRLSSGPSSIHFHRTKDVNELLRMLPPKDLSQFYKHTVQQLKLNNLEEERSLLETLFVYMESHCHISETAKRLFVHRNTVVYRLEKCEELLGISLKDPDFSLQVRLALRIKHLLNA